One segment of Bradyrhizobium sp. CB2312 DNA contains the following:
- a CDS encoding 3-hydroxyacyl-CoA dehydrogenase NAD-binding domain-containing protein yields MDSKIMTALGDRVLELGPQPAADGRYKHFKLTRDADGVAWLLFDRAETSANTLSSDVMEEFDAVLAAIETERPAGLVIRSAKPSGFIAGADVNEFRGASDAEMVETRIRAAHAVVDHLEALKLPTVAVVHGFCLGGGLEVALACQSRIAIDGARFGFPEVMLGLHPGLGGTARFTALVNPTQSMALMLTGRTIDARRAKSLGLVDTVTQERHVRGAVKDALFGRLKRARPGLLTRAANFGPVRGLLAKRMRSEAAKAASREHYPAPYALIDLWETHGGSKSAMLKAEQASFAKLMVTPTAQNLIRVFFLREQMKKAAGPGNTIKHVHVIGAGAMGGDIAAWCAGQGLRVSLADMKAEPIAGAVKRAAELYGKIIRKATEVRDALDRLIPDMDGEGVRNADLIIEAVPEKLELKQKVYAGLEPRMKPGAILATNTSSIPLQDLRTTLARPERLVGLHFFNPVSRLQLVEVVSHDGNDAQVLKEALAFVGAIDRLPLPVKSSPGFLVNRALTPYMLEAMVMLDEKIDQRLIDAAAEQFGMPMGPIELADQVGLDICLDVGDMLRTKFGDLLPPTPAWLREKVAKGELGRKTGKGFYTWKNGKAEKAPLPETGPRVTDQMIDRLVLPMSNVCVAALREGIVDDPDTVDGAMIFGTGYAPFRGGPLNYARTRGVENIVSTLRALAERFGGRFAPDPGWDSFK; encoded by the coding sequence CGCTCGGCGACCGTGTGCTGGAGCTCGGGCCGCAGCCCGCGGCTGACGGCCGCTACAAGCACTTCAAGCTGACGCGCGATGCCGATGGCGTCGCCTGGCTGCTGTTCGACCGTGCCGAGACAAGCGCCAACACGCTCTCGTCCGACGTGATGGAAGAGTTCGACGCCGTGCTCGCGGCGATCGAGACCGAGCGCCCGGCCGGCCTCGTCATCCGCTCGGCAAAACCGTCCGGCTTCATTGCCGGCGCCGACGTCAACGAATTCCGCGGCGCCAGCGATGCCGAGATGGTGGAGACACGCATCCGCGCCGCGCATGCCGTTGTGGATCATCTGGAAGCGCTCAAGCTGCCGACGGTCGCGGTCGTCCACGGCTTCTGCCTCGGCGGCGGGCTCGAGGTCGCGCTGGCCTGCCAATCGCGCATCGCCATCGACGGCGCGCGCTTCGGCTTCCCGGAGGTGATGCTGGGCCTGCATCCCGGCCTCGGCGGCACCGCGCGGTTTACCGCGCTGGTCAACCCGACCCAATCGATGGCCTTGATGCTCACGGGTCGCACCATCGATGCGCGCCGCGCCAAGTCGCTCGGCCTCGTTGACACCGTGACGCAGGAGCGCCACGTCCGCGGCGCCGTGAAGGACGCGCTGTTCGGCCGCCTGAAGCGTGCGCGTCCGGGCCTGCTGACACGCGCGGCCAATTTCGGCCCCGTGCGCGGGCTGCTTGCAAAACGCATGCGCTCGGAGGCGGCGAAGGCCGCGTCCCGCGAGCATTACCCCGCGCCCTACGCGCTGATCGATCTCTGGGAGACCCATGGCGGCAGCAAGTCCGCGATGCTGAAGGCCGAGCAGGCGTCCTTTGCCAAACTGATGGTGACGCCGACCGCGCAGAATCTGATCCGTGTCTTCTTCCTGCGCGAGCAGATGAAGAAAGCGGCCGGCCCCGGCAACACCATCAAGCACGTCCACGTCATCGGCGCCGGCGCCATGGGCGGCGATATCGCGGCCTGGTGTGCGGGGCAGGGGCTGCGCGTCTCGCTGGCCGACATGAAGGCGGAGCCGATCGCGGGGGCGGTGAAGCGCGCCGCCGAGCTTTACGGCAAGATCATCCGAAAAGCCACCGAGGTGCGCGACGCGCTCGACCGCCTGATCCCTGACATGGACGGCGAGGGCGTCCGCAACGCCGATCTCATCATCGAGGCGGTGCCGGAAAAGCTCGAGCTCAAGCAGAAGGTCTATGCGGGCCTCGAGCCCAGGATGAAGCCGGGCGCGATCCTGGCGACCAACACGTCCAGCATTCCGCTTCAGGATCTGCGAACGACGCTGGCCCGGCCGGAGCGGCTGGTCGGCCTGCATTTCTTCAATCCAGTGTCGCGCCTGCAACTGGTCGAAGTGGTCAGCCATGACGGTAACGACGCGCAAGTGCTGAAGGAGGCGCTCGCCTTTGTCGGCGCGATCGACCGCCTGCCGCTGCCGGTGAAGAGCTCGCCCGGCTTCCTCGTCAACCGGGCACTGACGCCCTACATGCTGGAAGCGATGGTGATGCTGGACGAGAAGATCGACCAACGCCTGATCGATGCCGCCGCTGAACAATTCGGCATGCCGATGGGACCGATCGAGCTCGCCGACCAGGTCGGCCTCGACATCTGTCTCGATGTCGGCGACATGCTGCGCACCAAGTTCGGCGACCTCTTGCCGCCAACGCCGGCCTGGCTGCGCGAGAAGGTCGCAAAGGGCGAGCTCGGCCGCAAGACCGGCAAGGGCTTTTACACCTGGAAGAACGGCAAGGCCGAGAAGGCACCGCTGCCCGAGACCGGCCCGCGCGTCACCGACCAGATGATCGACCGCCTGGTGCTGCCGATGTCCAACGTCTGCGTCGCGGCGCTTCGCGAAGGCATCGTCGATGACCCTGATACGGTCGACGGCGCCATGATCTTCGGCACCGGCTATGCGCCATTCCGCGGTGGTCCGCTGAACTATGCGCGCACGCGCGGCGTGGAAAATATTGTATCCACGCTGCGCGCGCTGGCCGAACGATTCGGCGGACGCTTCGCGCCCGATCCGGGCTGGGATAGTTTCAAGTGA